The Cryptomeria japonica chromosome 9, Sugi_1.0, whole genome shotgun sequence DNA segment CCGGAGCTGTTGCCTATACAATTGGTACTCCTATTTCTTTAAATGATAAAAGCGGGAATGTTGTTCCTAACGTGGATGTATATGCTAAGATCTTGAAACTCTTAATTCAAAAAGCAGACGATTACGATAAAGCACTGCTATCAGGTATATTCATTCGAATTTATCTTAGAGGTATGCAGGATAAAGAGGTACCTCTTAGCTCCGATGAAATGGATGCCATAATTCTGCAATTAATGAATGTCGGCATAGATGGTTGTCGTGAACCACAAGAAGTGGAAGCTATGGATAGGAAGAGTCGTTATCCCAATCATATACCTGCACTCAAACCTACGACTAAGGAAAGGAGGCCTTTCATCGTCGCTGATATGGAGACTGTTCTAATCAATAATGTTCATGTGCCTTACGTTGCGGGTTTCATAGCGCTTAGGTCGGGTGAAGATATCGGGGAGTATTCAGATGATGGCTTTGTTAAATATTTCAGTGAAGATAGCTGCTTCTTTATAGATGAATTTAAAGACAGGAGTGATCATATGTTGTTCATCTTTCTAGAGTATTTAGCAATGGTTACTGCTCAAAATCAGATTCAAACGATTTACTTCCATAACTTCTCACGATTCGATGGTATTCTATTAATGAAATATTATGCTTCTTATCCAGATAAGGGATACACCATCAAACCTCTCATGAGGAACCTTAAGCTTTACGAGTTATCAGTGTATATGGGAAAGAAACGACTATTCCGTCTAAGAGATTCATACACTCTGCTACTTAGTAGTCTGGCTACATTGGCTAAGACTTTATGCCCGCAATTAGGCTCTAAAGGATCCATCCCACATGATGAAGTGCGAGTGTCGAATCTTATGGATCTTAGAGAACAACTCTTGGATTATATGATATAGGATATTCGTCTGTTAGGTGGTGTTATGCTTAAGGCTCAAGATATTTATTggaatcagtacaaagtggatatTGAGAATTGCTTGACATTGTCAACGCTAGCTATGACAATTTTTCGTACGAACTATTACGATCCTATTAGTTGGCCAATCCATATCCCAAGCAGGAACGAAGATACATTCATTCGGCGTGGGTATTATGGAGACCATGCTGATACGTATAAGCCATATGGTGAAAAATTGTACTACTATGACGTTAACTCATTATACCCATATGTCATGAAATCTTTTCCTATGCCTGGTGGTATGCCTGTATGGCATGCTAATTTGGAAGGCCAGGAATTGTCCAACTTGTATGGATTTATTAAGGCTTATGTAGTGTGTCCTAGTACCATTAAAAGACCATTCTTACCATATAGGGATCATAATGATACTTTACTGTTCCCAACTGGTAAATTCGTAGGCGTGTATTTCAGCGAAGAATTGATTTATGCACGCGACTTAGGTTACAAGATCTTCCCAATAAGGGGCTACTTGTTTGATAAGAAGCCTAGTCCTTTCGACAGTTTTGTGACATCCCTCTTCGGGAGAAGGCAAGAAGCTAAGCTATCCGGTGATGAAGCTATGGCTTATGGCTATAAGATACTCATGAACTCGGTCTACGGTAGATTCAGTATCAATCCCAAAAGTACTATAACAGAGGTATGCAATAGGGACAGATATGACTATTTGACATAGAAGGACAATTTGATCTTTGGGGACAAGCTGAGTGAACAGTACTATATTGTATGCTACGTTAGCAATACCAGTAATGTCGAAGACAAAGACTGGAATCCTCCCAAGATCTTGGCTGTCCAATTGGCAGCTGCAATTATAGCTCATTCTCGTATTCATATGTACAAATACATTTCCAAACCTGACTGCTACTACACGGATAGAGACTCTGCTATTCTGGGAAGCCCTCTTCCAGATGATGATGTCTCTCCCTTCGAATTAGGCAAGTTA contains these protein-coding regions:
- the LOC131858582 gene encoding DNA polymerase-like, which codes for MKKSMFDAYLNRLKLLIAWEKCRDPYVGLRIAEVGFKPPYLQCVDYEMIALAVLRLLMKYAYNTKFEYGKFTIGYVMKIPTGAVAYTIGTPISLNDKSGNVVPNVDVYAKILKLLIQKADDYDKALLSGIFIRIYLRGMQDKEVPLSSDEMDAIILQLMNVGIDGCREPQEVEAMDRKSRYPNHIPALKPTTKERRPFIVADMETVLINNVHVPYVAGFIALRSGEDIGEYSDDGFVKYFSEDSCFFIDEFKDRSDHMLFIFLEYLAMVTAQNQIQTIYFHNFSRFDGILLMKYYASYPDKGYTIKPLMRNLKLYELSVYMGKKRLFRLRDSYTLLLSSLATLAKTLCPQLGSKGSIPHDEVRVSNLMDLREQLLDYMI
- the LOC131858583 gene encoding DNA polymerase-like; this encodes MTIFRTNYYDPISWPIHIPSRNEDTFIRRGYYGDHADTYKPYGEKLYYYDVNSLYPYVMKSFPMPGGMPVWHANLEGQELSNLYGFIKAYVVCPSTIKRPFLPYRDHNDTLLFPTGKFVGVYFSEELIYARDLGYKIFPIRGYLFDKKPSPFDSFVTSLFGRRQEAKLSGDEAMAYGYKILMNSVYGRFSINPKSTITEYYIVCYVSNTSNVEDKDWNPPKILAVQLAAAIIAHSRIHMYKYISKPDCYYTDRDSAILGSPLPDDDVSPFELGKLKIEHFVKKGIFLAPKSYTLITEEASDIIKHKGPAKDLVNVDWFKSQYTDLSRTQQITVESNFRIDWHILNIAKKSYQINLGIKLGSKREPIYDNNNVWVDTQPKDVTDFASQESAILRFELMILRELLEKKDQEYTQRLDKKDKEYACLQKEYAKSIAMQKEYAKSIASLESDLASLESELAKQCELIQSLSAAAKPPTQSKHPTT